One segment of Anomalospiza imberbis isolate Cuckoo-Finch-1a 21T00152 chromosome 2, ASM3175350v1, whole genome shotgun sequence DNA contains the following:
- the NPAT gene encoding protein NPAT isoform X1 has product MSGRGGFRRKGPGAALAGGVSAPSPGWRGGRLRSGSCARPCPAPSRAMLLPSDVARLVLGYLQQENLQATCHQFILESSDLKEYAEHCTEDGFIPACLLSLCGKNLTTILNEYVAMKTKETTNEVPAMMSSLWKKLDYTLSQIRSMQNSDFRFSSNQRIRTRSGIVEMKRQRMLQQSAPANSGLLSVAHQSGQQNSSCSVVPPQVIHRPTINQSMPQARLSTLFVNQSQAQENRINTGGLIHIQVPTSQERKLHSNLLSPGRRKSESQKRKSVATSGPLSATRSSQDSEEAVVEKESEPLEELIDGNFPVSICLQKQLVIENAREKILSNKSLQEKLAENINKILGSDGSVAQAPKQTDSGPTEQETSIDEILGLQGEIHMSEEAIQDILEQTESDPAFQALFDWFDYGKSKVNKNLPAGISGRNGVENEILVAEDSLETFGSSLGTEETNRCDNSGEPLSCKGFQLGEASCALKTSINDDDMAKKNPASEELHGNCRPRKQTEVLTAISPEHIRELEIAFDSVSDLTEPNKRQSSDSKCNEHCTDTYVTKESSTLISESESAMEIEKGPRSDSSQSSPNLEYVHPATPQIPLISVAEDTIAVENKTDSGSKCQLSPDTSLSEKRLPGSPSDGSPGHSALLNKNSSSISSPLADAGKQQTVTSDPAALPGVSQENSSHPSNHQDQSTQADCAVGSAVDITDLDKTELQLEVVDTSNKTYSNDQHTLDKPCKKAFTLPSELPNTKGTQGEMQEPSSSTKVDTDNLYFSSGDNPSTNISVVSTENNLTTSEISHSPLPETASSAEESGTEAKSISSVSSSSQPMDVDPSNIMSLKIIISDDPFIASDTELNNAVSSITGENLPTIILSSPAKSPTKTAGLPKCLTSEDTEKNVDSALAERNLLVLRPKDPVVTSVNTLNEDCTGFSVASSTHLSNEAGFIQLMPATSTAFGNSSNLYIATCMTDPATLGAAVTPSNVVVLPGSSMPLASQAPTVQQLRTPPRSSNTFPANQTVSPNFPQGSAIIIASPVQPVLQGMVGMIPLSVVGQNGNTFSAPACQVLHMPVANPVCNGSVPKLPIPPKSQKIPGARNKNNAGKLVPNVAEPLNHANPRTQRAGNWDKLTSAEPGRKVEENLPVAPAESTSSNSRQSESHRRVLCFDNVLPSPGGSTQIQAPKSSLQKERNESPLFAVDSASSSAKAQVPKRDKDKTLPRILCRPEVGSNRGTSAKEPQPERKVATAGLSLDPFHKTTANKENELRRDTDEKQKSQDTAKLSNGQQSVALWNEKTVASVQEPNKKQGSLSNGAGSGKSSVSVSLSSKEPKREPAKASGQGLSLSSPFGKQCVEMLQDIQWQSPAGKAVENGELPVPRTPSGVGDRHTDDTTDSVRTPTCRRFNEDSTTPRIMVPPATPDLPACSPASETGSENSVSMAAHTLMILSRAAIARTSAATPLKDNTQQFRALRSTVKKRKLEDLNEGERNSRSASRKDLQSSPTPSKKKKIKKKKLPNSFPAGMDVDKFLLSLHYDE; this is encoded by the exons ATGAGCGGCCGCGGCGGGTTCCGGCGGAAGGGGCCGGGCGCGGCGCTGGCTGGCGGAGTTTCCGCGCCTTCGCCTGGGTGGCGGGGCGGCCGGCTGCGCTCGGGGAGCTGCGCCCGCCCGTGCCCCGCTCCGTCTCGGGCCATGCTGCTGCCGTCCGACGTGGCCCGGCTGGTGCTGG GCTATTTGCAACAGGAAAATCTTCAAGCTACCTGCCATCAATTTATTCTGGAAAGCTCAGATTTGAAAGAATATGCAGAGCACTGTACAGAAGATGGTTTTATTCCAGCCTGCTTGCTG tcgCTGTGTGGAAAAAACTTGACAACAATTCTTAATGAATACGTAGCCATGAAAACAAAAG AAACAACAAATGAAGTTCCAGCAATGATGTCATCTCTGTGGAAAAAATTAGACTATACACTTTCTCAGATCAG gaGCATGCAGAATTCAgatttcagattttcttctaACCAGAGGA TACGTACAAGAAGTGGAATTGTAGAAATGAAAAGGCAGAGAATGCTTCAGCAGTCAGCTCCTGCAAACTCAGGACTGTTGTCGGTGGCCCATCAGTCAGGGCAACAGAATTCCTCTTGTTCTGTTGTACCTCCTCAAGTAATTCACAGGCCAACAATAAATCAAAGCATGCCGCAGGCAAGACTGAGTACATTGTTTGTGAACCAGTCACAAGCTCAAGAAAACAGGATCAACA CAGGAGGTCTCATACACATTCAAGTTCCAACATCACAAGAACGAAAGCTTCATTCAAACTTGCTTTCTCCAGGAAGGCGAAAAAG TGAATCTCAGAAGAGGAAAAGTGTTGCAACATCTGGACCTCTTTCAGCAACTAGAAGCTCTCAAGACTCTGAAGAAGCAGTAGTAGAAAAAGAAAGTGAGCCCCTAGAAGAGTTAATTGATGGTAACTTCCCAGTGAGTATATGCCTACAGAAG CAACTGGTTATTGAAAATGCcagagaaaaaatattgagCAACAAATCTCTTCAGGAAAAGCTCGCTGAAAACATTAACAAAATCCTGGGGAG TGATGGCAGTGTTGCTCAGGCCCCTAAACAGACAGACAGTGGTCCCACAGAACAGGAGACTTCAATTGATGAAATCCTTGGACTTCAG GGTGAAATTCATATGTCAGAAGAGGCTATCCAGGACATTCTGGAACAGACAGAATCAGATCCAGCTTTCCAGGCTCTGTTTGACTGGTTTGATTATG GAAAGAGCAAGGTAAACAAGAACCTACCTGCTGGTATTTCTGGTCGGAATGGAGTTGAAAATGAAATCCTGGTGGCTGAGGATAGCCTGGAAACATTTGGAAGTTCTTTAGGAACAGAAGAAACTAACAGat GTGATAATTCTGGAGAACCACTATCCTGTAAAGGCTTTCAGTTAGGAGAAGCATCATGTGCCTTGAAGACCAGCATTAATGATGATGATATGGCTAAGAAAAATCCAGCCAGTGAAGAGCTGCATGGAAACTGTAGACCAAGGAAGCAGACTGAAGTACTTACAGCCATTTCCCCTGAACATATTAGAGAGCTTGAAATTGCTTTTGACTCGGTGTCTGATTTGACTGAACCTAACAAGAGGCAGAGTTCTGACAGCAAATGTAATGAACACTGCACAGACACTTACGTTACAAAAGAGTCATCTACATTAATATCTGAAAGTGAGAGTGCTATGGAAATTGAAAAAGGCCCACGAAGTGATAGTTCTCAAAGTAGTCCTAATTTAGAATATGTTCATCCTGCTACTCCACAGATTCCTTTGATTTCAGTGGCAGAGGATACTATAGCTGttgaaaacaaaactgattCTGGAAGTAAATGTCAATTATCACCAGACACATCACTGTCTGAAAAAAGACTTCCTGGAAGCCCTTCTGATGGGAGCCCTGGCCACAGTGCCCTGCTGAATAAAAACAGCTCATCCATTTCTAGCCCATTAGCAGATGCAGGAAAACAACAGACAGTAACCAGTGATCCAGCTGCCTTGCCTGGTGTTTCACAGGAGAACTCCAGCCACCCCTCTAACCATCAGGACCAGAGCACACAGGCAGACTGTGCTGTGGGATCTGCGGTGGACATCACAGATCTTGACAAAACAGAATTGCAGCTTGAAGTTGTTGATACTTCTAACAAAACTTATTCAAATGATCAGCATACACTTGATAAGCCTTGTAAGAAAGCTTTTACCCTCCCTTCAGAACTGCCAAACACAAAAGGTACACAAGGAGAGATGCAAGAACCTTCATCTTCTACAAAAGTAGACACTGATAATTTATATTTCTCATCTGGTGATAATCCATCTACAAACATTTCTGTAGTATCCACTGAAAACAACCTTACTACCTCTGAAATAAGCCACTCTCCTCTCCCTGAAACTGCTTCCTCAGCAGAGGAGTCAGGTACTGAGGCCAAAAGTATAAGCAGTGTATCTTCTAGTAGTCAGCCAATGGATGTTGATCCTTCCAATATAATGTCCCTTAAGATCATCATCAGTGATGATCCATTTATTGCATCAGACACAGAGCTAAATAATGCTGTTTCCAGCATCACAGGAGAAAATTTGCCTACTATAAtattgtcatctccagccaaaTCCCCAACCAAAACTGCAGGCTTGCCCAAATGTCTTACTTcagaagacacagaaaaaaatgtggatTCAGCTCTGGCAGAGCGGAATCTTCTTGTGCTTAGACCTAAGGATCCTGTGGTCACCTCAGTTAACACTCTGAATGAAGACTGCACTGGTTTTTCAGTTGCAAGTTCAACTCATCTTTCCAATGAAGCGGGATTTATACAGTTGATGCCAGCCACAAGCACAGCTTTTGGGAATTCAAGCAACCTTTACATAGCCACGTGTATGACTGATCCAGCAACCTTGGGTGCAGCTGTAACACCATCAAATGTAGTTGTATTGCCTGGCAGTTCTATGCCACTGGCTTCACAAGCTCCAACTGTACAACAGTTGCGGACTCCTCCCAGATCCAGCAATACATTTCCAGCAAACCAGACTGTCTCCCCAAACTTCCCACAGG GTTCTGCCATTATAATTGCATCTCCAGTGCAGCCAGTTTTGCAAGGAATGGTGGGAATGATACCTCTCTCCGTAGTAGGACAAAACGGAAATACGTTCTCAGCACCTGCCTGCCAG GTTCTTCACATGCCTGTGGCTAATCCAGTGTGCAATGGAAGTGTCCCAAAGCTTCCCATCCCTCCCAAATCACAGAAGATTCCTGGAGCAAGAAACAAGAATAATGCAG GAAAACTGGTACCAAATGTAGCTGAGCCTTTGAACCATGCAAATCCTCGAACACAGAG GGCTGGAAATTGGGACAAGCTTACCAGTGCAGAACCAGGAAGGAAAGTGGAAGAGAACTTACCTGTTGCACCAGCAGAGAGCACAAGCTCAAATTCAAGACAGAGTGAGAGTCACAGGAGAGTGCTTTGCTTTGATAATGTCCTACCCAGTCCAGGAGGAAGCACCCAAATTCAGGCTCCTAAGAGTTCAttgcagaaagaaagaaacgAAAGTCCTTTATTTGCTGTTGACTCTGCATCCTCCTCTGCTAAGGCACAGGTACCAAAGAGAGACAAAGACAAAACATTGCCCAGAATTCTGTGTAGGCCAGAAGTTGGTAGCAACAGAGGCACATCTGCAAAGGAGCCACAGCCTGAGCGGAAGGTGGCAACTGCAGGGCTTTCATTAGATCCCTTCCACAAGACAAcagcaaacaaagaaaatgagCTACGAAGGGACACTGATGAAAAGCAGAAGAGCCAGGACACTGCCAAACTCTCAAACGGCCAACAAAGCGTTGCCTTATGGAATGAGAAGACAGTTGCTTCAGTACAAGAGCCGAACAAAAAGCAGGGGTCGCTGTCAAATGGGGCTGGCAGCGGCAAATCATCGGTGTCTGTTTCTTTGTCCTCGAAGGAGCCGAAGCGAGAACCTGCTAAAGCTTCCGGCCAAGGCCTCAGCCTGTCCAGCCCATTTGGTAAACAGTGTGTGGAGATGCTGCAGGACATTCAGTGGCAAAGCCCTGCTGGAAAGGCAGTTGAGAACGGGGAACTGCCAGTACCCCGGACGCCGTCGGGAGTCGGGGACAGGCACACGGATGACACTACAGACAGCGTCCGCACCCCGACCTGCCGGCGCTTCAACGAGGACAGCACCACGCCCCGCATCATGGTGCCCCCCGCCACGCCGGACCTGCCCGCCTGCAGCCCGGCCAGCGAGACGGGCAGCGAGAACAGCGTCAGCATGGCCGCACACACCCTCATGATCCTGTCGCGGGCGGCCATCGCAAGGACTAGCGCTGCCACCCCCCTCAAGGATAACACCCAGCAGTTCAGGGCTTTGAGGAGCACCgtaaagaaaaggaaactggaGGACTTAAATGAGGGGGAGAGAAATTCCCGTTCTGCAAGTAGAAAAGACCTTCAGAGCTCTCCAACACCatccaaaaaaaagaaaatcaag AAAAAGAAGCTCCCAAATTCTTTTCCAGCAGGAATGGATGTGGACAAGTTCTTGTTGTCTTTGCATTACGATGAATGA
- the NPAT gene encoding protein NPAT isoform X2: MSGRGGFRRKGPGAALAGGVSAPSPGWRGGRLRSGSCARPCPAPSRAMLLPSDVARLVLGYLQQENLQATCHQFILESSDLKEYAEHCTEDGFIPACLLSLCGKNLTTILNEYVAMKTKETTNEVPAMMSSLWKKLDYTLSQIRSMQNSDFRFSSNQRIRTRSGIVEMKRQRMLQQSAPANSGLLSVAHQSGQQNSSCSVVPPQVIHRPTINQSMPQARLSTLFVNQSQAQENRINRGLIHIQVPTSQERKLHSNLLSPGRRKSESQKRKSVATSGPLSATRSSQDSEEAVVEKESEPLEELIDGNFPVSICLQKQLVIENAREKILSNKSLQEKLAENINKILGSDGSVAQAPKQTDSGPTEQETSIDEILGLQGEIHMSEEAIQDILEQTESDPAFQALFDWFDYGKSKVNKNLPAGISGRNGVENEILVAEDSLETFGSSLGTEETNRCDNSGEPLSCKGFQLGEASCALKTSINDDDMAKKNPASEELHGNCRPRKQTEVLTAISPEHIRELEIAFDSVSDLTEPNKRQSSDSKCNEHCTDTYVTKESSTLISESESAMEIEKGPRSDSSQSSPNLEYVHPATPQIPLISVAEDTIAVENKTDSGSKCQLSPDTSLSEKRLPGSPSDGSPGHSALLNKNSSSISSPLADAGKQQTVTSDPAALPGVSQENSSHPSNHQDQSTQADCAVGSAVDITDLDKTELQLEVVDTSNKTYSNDQHTLDKPCKKAFTLPSELPNTKGTQGEMQEPSSSTKVDTDNLYFSSGDNPSTNISVVSTENNLTTSEISHSPLPETASSAEESGTEAKSISSVSSSSQPMDVDPSNIMSLKIIISDDPFIASDTELNNAVSSITGENLPTIILSSPAKSPTKTAGLPKCLTSEDTEKNVDSALAERNLLVLRPKDPVVTSVNTLNEDCTGFSVASSTHLSNEAGFIQLMPATSTAFGNSSNLYIATCMTDPATLGAAVTPSNVVVLPGSSMPLASQAPTVQQLRTPPRSSNTFPANQTVSPNFPQGSAIIIASPVQPVLQGMVGMIPLSVVGQNGNTFSAPACQVLHMPVANPVCNGSVPKLPIPPKSQKIPGARNKNNAGKLVPNVAEPLNHANPRTQRAGNWDKLTSAEPGRKVEENLPVAPAESTSSNSRQSESHRRVLCFDNVLPSPGGSTQIQAPKSSLQKERNESPLFAVDSASSSAKAQVPKRDKDKTLPRILCRPEVGSNRGTSAKEPQPERKVATAGLSLDPFHKTTANKENELRRDTDEKQKSQDTAKLSNGQQSVALWNEKTVASVQEPNKKQGSLSNGAGSGKSSVSVSLSSKEPKREPAKASGQGLSLSSPFGKQCVEMLQDIQWQSPAGKAVENGELPVPRTPSGVGDRHTDDTTDSVRTPTCRRFNEDSTTPRIMVPPATPDLPACSPASETGSENSVSMAAHTLMILSRAAIARTSAATPLKDNTQQFRALRSTVKKRKLEDLNEGERNSRSASRKDLQSSPTPSKKKKIKKKKLPNSFPAGMDVDKFLLSLHYDE, from the exons ATGAGCGGCCGCGGCGGGTTCCGGCGGAAGGGGCCGGGCGCGGCGCTGGCTGGCGGAGTTTCCGCGCCTTCGCCTGGGTGGCGGGGCGGCCGGCTGCGCTCGGGGAGCTGCGCCCGCCCGTGCCCCGCTCCGTCTCGGGCCATGCTGCTGCCGTCCGACGTGGCCCGGCTGGTGCTGG GCTATTTGCAACAGGAAAATCTTCAAGCTACCTGCCATCAATTTATTCTGGAAAGCTCAGATTTGAAAGAATATGCAGAGCACTGTACAGAAGATGGTTTTATTCCAGCCTGCTTGCTG tcgCTGTGTGGAAAAAACTTGACAACAATTCTTAATGAATACGTAGCCATGAAAACAAAAG AAACAACAAATGAAGTTCCAGCAATGATGTCATCTCTGTGGAAAAAATTAGACTATACACTTTCTCAGATCAG gaGCATGCAGAATTCAgatttcagattttcttctaACCAGAGGA TACGTACAAGAAGTGGAATTGTAGAAATGAAAAGGCAGAGAATGCTTCAGCAGTCAGCTCCTGCAAACTCAGGACTGTTGTCGGTGGCCCATCAGTCAGGGCAACAGAATTCCTCTTGTTCTGTTGTACCTCCTCAAGTAATTCACAGGCCAACAATAAATCAAAGCATGCCGCAGGCAAGACTGAGTACATTGTTTGTGAACCAGTCACAAGCTCAAGAAAACAGGATCAACA GAGGTCTCATACACATTCAAGTTCCAACATCACAAGAACGAAAGCTTCATTCAAACTTGCTTTCTCCAGGAAGGCGAAAAAG TGAATCTCAGAAGAGGAAAAGTGTTGCAACATCTGGACCTCTTTCAGCAACTAGAAGCTCTCAAGACTCTGAAGAAGCAGTAGTAGAAAAAGAAAGTGAGCCCCTAGAAGAGTTAATTGATGGTAACTTCCCAGTGAGTATATGCCTACAGAAG CAACTGGTTATTGAAAATGCcagagaaaaaatattgagCAACAAATCTCTTCAGGAAAAGCTCGCTGAAAACATTAACAAAATCCTGGGGAG TGATGGCAGTGTTGCTCAGGCCCCTAAACAGACAGACAGTGGTCCCACAGAACAGGAGACTTCAATTGATGAAATCCTTGGACTTCAG GGTGAAATTCATATGTCAGAAGAGGCTATCCAGGACATTCTGGAACAGACAGAATCAGATCCAGCTTTCCAGGCTCTGTTTGACTGGTTTGATTATG GAAAGAGCAAGGTAAACAAGAACCTACCTGCTGGTATTTCTGGTCGGAATGGAGTTGAAAATGAAATCCTGGTGGCTGAGGATAGCCTGGAAACATTTGGAAGTTCTTTAGGAACAGAAGAAACTAACAGat GTGATAATTCTGGAGAACCACTATCCTGTAAAGGCTTTCAGTTAGGAGAAGCATCATGTGCCTTGAAGACCAGCATTAATGATGATGATATGGCTAAGAAAAATCCAGCCAGTGAAGAGCTGCATGGAAACTGTAGACCAAGGAAGCAGACTGAAGTACTTACAGCCATTTCCCCTGAACATATTAGAGAGCTTGAAATTGCTTTTGACTCGGTGTCTGATTTGACTGAACCTAACAAGAGGCAGAGTTCTGACAGCAAATGTAATGAACACTGCACAGACACTTACGTTACAAAAGAGTCATCTACATTAATATCTGAAAGTGAGAGTGCTATGGAAATTGAAAAAGGCCCACGAAGTGATAGTTCTCAAAGTAGTCCTAATTTAGAATATGTTCATCCTGCTACTCCACAGATTCCTTTGATTTCAGTGGCAGAGGATACTATAGCTGttgaaaacaaaactgattCTGGAAGTAAATGTCAATTATCACCAGACACATCACTGTCTGAAAAAAGACTTCCTGGAAGCCCTTCTGATGGGAGCCCTGGCCACAGTGCCCTGCTGAATAAAAACAGCTCATCCATTTCTAGCCCATTAGCAGATGCAGGAAAACAACAGACAGTAACCAGTGATCCAGCTGCCTTGCCTGGTGTTTCACAGGAGAACTCCAGCCACCCCTCTAACCATCAGGACCAGAGCACACAGGCAGACTGTGCTGTGGGATCTGCGGTGGACATCACAGATCTTGACAAAACAGAATTGCAGCTTGAAGTTGTTGATACTTCTAACAAAACTTATTCAAATGATCAGCATACACTTGATAAGCCTTGTAAGAAAGCTTTTACCCTCCCTTCAGAACTGCCAAACACAAAAGGTACACAAGGAGAGATGCAAGAACCTTCATCTTCTACAAAAGTAGACACTGATAATTTATATTTCTCATCTGGTGATAATCCATCTACAAACATTTCTGTAGTATCCACTGAAAACAACCTTACTACCTCTGAAATAAGCCACTCTCCTCTCCCTGAAACTGCTTCCTCAGCAGAGGAGTCAGGTACTGAGGCCAAAAGTATAAGCAGTGTATCTTCTAGTAGTCAGCCAATGGATGTTGATCCTTCCAATATAATGTCCCTTAAGATCATCATCAGTGATGATCCATTTATTGCATCAGACACAGAGCTAAATAATGCTGTTTCCAGCATCACAGGAGAAAATTTGCCTACTATAAtattgtcatctccagccaaaTCCCCAACCAAAACTGCAGGCTTGCCCAAATGTCTTACTTcagaagacacagaaaaaaatgtggatTCAGCTCTGGCAGAGCGGAATCTTCTTGTGCTTAGACCTAAGGATCCTGTGGTCACCTCAGTTAACACTCTGAATGAAGACTGCACTGGTTTTTCAGTTGCAAGTTCAACTCATCTTTCCAATGAAGCGGGATTTATACAGTTGATGCCAGCCACAAGCACAGCTTTTGGGAATTCAAGCAACCTTTACATAGCCACGTGTATGACTGATCCAGCAACCTTGGGTGCAGCTGTAACACCATCAAATGTAGTTGTATTGCCTGGCAGTTCTATGCCACTGGCTTCACAAGCTCCAACTGTACAACAGTTGCGGACTCCTCCCAGATCCAGCAATACATTTCCAGCAAACCAGACTGTCTCCCCAAACTTCCCACAGG GTTCTGCCATTATAATTGCATCTCCAGTGCAGCCAGTTTTGCAAGGAATGGTGGGAATGATACCTCTCTCCGTAGTAGGACAAAACGGAAATACGTTCTCAGCACCTGCCTGCCAG GTTCTTCACATGCCTGTGGCTAATCCAGTGTGCAATGGAAGTGTCCCAAAGCTTCCCATCCCTCCCAAATCACAGAAGATTCCTGGAGCAAGAAACAAGAATAATGCAG GAAAACTGGTACCAAATGTAGCTGAGCCTTTGAACCATGCAAATCCTCGAACACAGAG GGCTGGAAATTGGGACAAGCTTACCAGTGCAGAACCAGGAAGGAAAGTGGAAGAGAACTTACCTGTTGCACCAGCAGAGAGCACAAGCTCAAATTCAAGACAGAGTGAGAGTCACAGGAGAGTGCTTTGCTTTGATAATGTCCTACCCAGTCCAGGAGGAAGCACCCAAATTCAGGCTCCTAAGAGTTCAttgcagaaagaaagaaacgAAAGTCCTTTATTTGCTGTTGACTCTGCATCCTCCTCTGCTAAGGCACAGGTACCAAAGAGAGACAAAGACAAAACATTGCCCAGAATTCTGTGTAGGCCAGAAGTTGGTAGCAACAGAGGCACATCTGCAAAGGAGCCACAGCCTGAGCGGAAGGTGGCAACTGCAGGGCTTTCATTAGATCCCTTCCACAAGACAAcagcaaacaaagaaaatgagCTACGAAGGGACACTGATGAAAAGCAGAAGAGCCAGGACACTGCCAAACTCTCAAACGGCCAACAAAGCGTTGCCTTATGGAATGAGAAGACAGTTGCTTCAGTACAAGAGCCGAACAAAAAGCAGGGGTCGCTGTCAAATGGGGCTGGCAGCGGCAAATCATCGGTGTCTGTTTCTTTGTCCTCGAAGGAGCCGAAGCGAGAACCTGCTAAAGCTTCCGGCCAAGGCCTCAGCCTGTCCAGCCCATTTGGTAAACAGTGTGTGGAGATGCTGCAGGACATTCAGTGGCAAAGCCCTGCTGGAAAGGCAGTTGAGAACGGGGAACTGCCAGTACCCCGGACGCCGTCGGGAGTCGGGGACAGGCACACGGATGACACTACAGACAGCGTCCGCACCCCGACCTGCCGGCGCTTCAACGAGGACAGCACCACGCCCCGCATCATGGTGCCCCCCGCCACGCCGGACCTGCCCGCCTGCAGCCCGGCCAGCGAGACGGGCAGCGAGAACAGCGTCAGCATGGCCGCACACACCCTCATGATCCTGTCGCGGGCGGCCATCGCAAGGACTAGCGCTGCCACCCCCCTCAAGGATAACACCCAGCAGTTCAGGGCTTTGAGGAGCACCgtaaagaaaaggaaactggaGGACTTAAATGAGGGGGAGAGAAATTCCCGTTCTGCAAGTAGAAAAGACCTTCAGAGCTCTCCAACACCatccaaaaaaaagaaaatcaag AAAAAGAAGCTCCCAAATTCTTTTCCAGCAGGAATGGATGTGGACAAGTTCTTGTTGTCTTTGCATTACGATGAATGA